From Coturnix japonica isolate 7356 chromosome 3, Coturnix japonica 2.1, whole genome shotgun sequence, the proteins below share one genomic window:
- the B3GAT2 gene encoding galactosylgalactosylxylosylprotein 3-beta-glucuronosyltransferase 2 — MKALLLSRFLLLLPWVLVVVIVLDIDSSRAPPPAPGPRGGGSGGGSGGGGGGSRAAAERASPPRRPEAALPTIYAITPTYSRPVQKAELTRLANTLLHVPNLHWILVEDAATRSELVSRFVAGAGLPCTHLHVPTPRRYKRPGLPRATEQRNAGLAWLRQRHQHLPAPQPGVLFFADDDNTYSLELFHEMRTTRKVSVWPVGLVGGRRYERPVVENGKVVGWYTGWRADRPFAIDMAGFAVSLQVILSHPKAVFKRRGSQPGMQESDFLKQITTVEELEPKANNCTKVLVWHTRTEKVNLANEPKYHLDTVNIEV; from the exons ATGAAGGCGCTGCTCCTCAGCcgctttctcctgctgctgccctgggtgCTCGTCGTCGTCATCGTGCTGGACATCGACAGCAGCCGCGCTCCGCCGCCCGCGCCGGGACCCCGCGGCGGAgggagcggcggcggcagcggcggcggcggcggagggtCCCGAGCGGCGGCTGAGCGGGCGTCCCCCCCGCGGCGCCCCGAGGCCGCTTTGCCCACCATCTATGCCATCACGCCCACCTACAGCCGGCCcgtgcagaaagcagagctgacacGCCTGGCCAACACCCTCCTGCATGTGCCAAACCTGCATTGGATCCTGGTGGAGGACGCGGCGACGCGCAGCGAGCTGGTGAGCCGCTTCGTGGCGGGCGCCGGGCTGCCCTGCACGCACCTGCACGTCCCCACGCCGCGCCGATACAAGCGGCCAGGGCTGCCCCGAGCCACCGAGCAGCGCAACGCCGGCCTGGCCTGGCTGCGGCAGCGGCACCAGCACCTGccggccccgcagcccggcGTGCTCTTCTTCGCCGACGACGACAACACGTACAGCCTGGAGCTCTTCCACGAG ATGCGCACAACCCGTAAGGTGTCGGTGTGGCCCGTAGGGCTGGTCGGGGGACGGCGGTATGAGCGCCCAGTGGTGGAGAACGGCAAGGTCGTGGGGTGGTACACGGGCTGGAGAGCTGACAGGCCCTTCGCCATTGACATGGCTG gATTTGCTGTGAGCCTTCAGGTGATTCTGTCACATCCGAAGGCCGTATTCAAGCGTCGCGGTTCTCAGCCAGGAATGCAAGAATCTGATTTTCTCAAACAGATAACAACAGTGGAGGAACTGGagccaaaagcaaacaactgcACAAAG GTTCTTGTATGGCACACACGAACGGAAAAGGTCAATCTAGCCAATGAGCCAAAATATCATCTGGACACAGTCAACATTGAGGTATGA